Proteins encoded by one window of Rouxiella chamberiensis:
- the ttcA gene encoding tRNA 2-thiocytidine(32) synthetase TtcA, with protein sequence MFEKQEVTKKEQVNLNKLQKRLRRDVGKAIADFGMIEEGDRIMVCLSGGKDSYTMLEILRNLQQSAPVNFSLIAVNLDQKQPGFPAHILPEYLEQQGVEYKIVEENTYAIVKDKIPEGKTTCSLCSRLRRGILYRTATELGCTKIALGHHRDDILQTLFLNMFYGGKMKGMPPKLMSDDGKHIVIRPLAYCREKDIERFAIARQYPIIPCNLCGSQPNLQRQVIGDMLKDWDKRYPGRIETMFSAMQNIVPSHLNDTSLFDFKAIHHGSDVVDGGDLAFDREDIPMQPVGWQAEDEELAIERLDVLQIK encoded by the coding sequence ATGTTTGAAAAACAAGAAGTTACAAAGAAAGAACAGGTCAACCTGAACAAATTGCAAAAACGTCTGCGTCGTGACGTCGGCAAAGCTATCGCCGATTTTGGCATGATTGAAGAAGGCGACCGCATCATGGTTTGCCTGTCCGGCGGCAAAGACAGCTATACCATGCTCGAGATCCTGCGCAATCTTCAGCAGAGCGCACCGGTTAATTTCTCGCTGATTGCCGTAAATCTGGACCAAAAACAACCCGGCTTCCCTGCCCATATCCTGCCGGAATATCTTGAGCAACAGGGCGTGGAATACAAGATTGTCGAAGAGAACACCTATGCCATCGTCAAGGACAAAATCCCTGAAGGCAAAACCACCTGTTCTCTTTGCTCGCGCCTGCGTCGCGGCATTCTTTATCGTACGGCCACCGAACTGGGCTGTACCAAGATTGCGCTCGGCCACCACCGCGATGACATTCTGCAAACCCTTTTCCTGAACATGTTCTACGGCGGCAAGATGAAAGGCATGCCCCCGAAGTTGATGAGCGACGACGGAAAGCACATCGTTATTCGTCCGCTGGCCTACTGCCGCGAAAAAGATATCGAGCGTTTTGCGATTGCCCGTCAGTACCCGATTATCCCTTGCAACCTGTGCGGTTCACAGCCGAATCTGCAACGTCAGGTGATAGGCGATATGCTGAAAGACTGGGACAAACGTTATCCCGGCCGTATCGAAACCATGTTCAGCGCGATGCAAAATATTGTGCCGTCCCATCTCAATGACACCAGCCTGTTTGACTTCAAGGCGATTCATCACGGCAGCGATGTGGTGGACGGCGGCGATCTGGCCTTCGACCGTGAAGACATTCCCATGCAGCCGGTCGGCTGGCAGGCGGAAGACGAAGAGCTGGCTATCGAGCGTCTGGACGTGTTGCAGATTAAATAA
- a CDS encoding DUF333 domain-containing protein, whose protein sequence is MKTALRVLLAGATLVLAACSSSRETAEVPQQGNSFNIAHRNLNNSPAAAACSLAGGSLQLSRQLDGTSVGMCQMSNGRRCAENAVLSGICS, encoded by the coding sequence ATGAAAACAGCGTTACGCGTTCTACTTGCGGGTGCCACATTGGTGCTTGCAGCATGCAGCAGCAGTAGAGAAACCGCAGAAGTTCCTCAGCAGGGTAACAGCTTCAATATTGCCCACCGTAACCTGAATAACAGCCCGGCCGCCGCGGCCTGTTCTCTGGCAGGCGGCAGCCTTCAGCTCTCGCGTCAACTAGACGGAACCTCCGTCGGCATGTGTCAGATGTCCAACGGACGCCGCTGTGCCGAAAATGCGGTGTTGAGTGGCATCTGCTCCTGA
- a CDS encoding acyltransferase family protein — protein MASGYFFFKTVQKNNVKKWFYHIGKIYLLWSVMYLYALKSIFILDDVGLIRKLYLMLRAEITGVVHLWFIPALLIAALLCYLTRNVLKKNTRAGILACVVLWIIGTTLNWALISSDSQRLFLCRNGLFYGAPMFILGFIVARHHDKLVRAKLKFTAIIFACSLILLIESGLSTHALQGMQNKFITSIDMMLSTPLLALTIFLLCLKRPNINLLGSNTRVTSTFMYYSHIIFLDFTFLILQSAWSNSILQSGILSSLISMAVIIVLSFVFKNKVEKLI, from the coding sequence ATTGCCAGCGGATATTTCTTTTTCAAGACAGTGCAGAAAAACAACGTTAAAAAGTGGTTCTATCATATCGGGAAAATATACCTACTCTGGTCTGTTATGTACCTGTATGCATTGAAGAGTATTTTCATTCTTGATGACGTGGGCCTGATCCGCAAGCTGTACCTGATGTTGCGTGCCGAAATCACCGGGGTCGTGCATCTGTGGTTTATTCCTGCCTTGCTCATCGCTGCACTGCTTTGCTACCTGACACGTAACGTGCTCAAGAAAAATACCCGCGCCGGGATACTCGCCTGTGTCGTTTTATGGATTATAGGAACAACTCTTAATTGGGCACTTATCTCCTCGGACAGCCAAAGATTATTTTTATGCAGAAATGGGCTCTTTTATGGCGCGCCCATGTTTATCCTGGGTTTTATTGTCGCTCGGCACCACGATAAACTTGTGCGCGCCAAATTAAAATTCACCGCCATCATTTTCGCCTGTTCATTGATTTTGCTTATTGAATCAGGGTTGTCGACCCATGCTTTGCAGGGAATGCAAAATAAATTCATTACCTCGATAGACATGATGTTGTCGACACCGCTTCTGGCGTTAACCATTTTCCTGCTTTGTCTCAAAAGGCCCAATATCAATCTGCTAGGAAGCAATACGCGCGTTACTTCTACATTTATGTACTACTCGCACATTATTTTTCTCGATTTTACTTTCTTGATCCTGCAAAGCGCATGGAGCAACTCTATTCTTCAATCAGGCATCCTATCGTCACTTATCTCGATGGCAGTCATCATCGTTTTGAGCTTTGTTTTTAAAAATAAAGTTGAAAAGCTGATTTAA
- a CDS encoding YnbE family lipoprotein, translating to MNALCLAAVALLLEGCVPRIEIATPTAPITINMNVKIEHEIHIKVDKDVENLLKNNSDLF from the coding sequence ATGAACGCGCTCTGTCTGGCGGCAGTGGCGCTGCTGCTTGAAGGCTGCGTGCCGCGCATTGAGATAGCCACGCCCACGGCACCTATCACCATCAACATGAATGTCAAAATAGAGCATGAAATTCATATCAAGGTGGATAAAGATGTCGAAAATCTGCTGAAAAACAACAGCGATCTGTTTTAG
- a CDS encoding 2-hydroxyacid dehydrogenase: MKLAVYGTKNYDRKYFELVNQRYGFELVFFDFMLSQPTAKTAAGCDAVCIFVNDDGSREVLAELAAVGVKTLALRCAGFNNVDLEAAKELGIDVVRVPAYSPEAVAEHAVGLMLCLNRHIHRAYQRTREANFSLEGLTGFNMYQRTAGIIGTGKIGVAALRILKGFGMRLLAFDPYPNPLALEIGVEYVDLATLYAQSDIISLHCPLTADNHHLLNAESFSQMKDGVMIINTSRGALLDASAAIEALKQQKIGALGMDVYENERDLFFEDKSNEVVLDDVFRRLSSCHNVLFTGHQAFLTSEALISISETTLDNLAQISKGEHCANQVTA, from the coding sequence ATGAAACTCGCCGTCTATGGCACCAAGAATTACGATCGCAAATACTTTGAGCTGGTCAATCAGCGCTACGGTTTTGAATTGGTATTTTTTGATTTTATGCTGAGTCAACCTACGGCAAAAACGGCCGCAGGCTGTGACGCGGTGTGTATCTTTGTCAATGATGACGGCAGTCGCGAGGTGCTGGCAGAATTGGCGGCCGTGGGAGTCAAGACGCTGGCGTTGCGCTGTGCCGGATTCAACAACGTCGACCTTGAGGCGGCCAAGGAGCTGGGCATCGATGTGGTGCGGGTGCCGGCCTACTCTCCCGAGGCGGTAGCCGAACACGCGGTTGGATTGATGCTGTGTCTGAACCGGCATATTCACCGTGCCTATCAACGCACGCGTGAAGCCAATTTCTCGCTCGAAGGATTGACCGGTTTCAATATGTACCAACGCACCGCCGGTATCATCGGCACGGGCAAGATTGGCGTCGCCGCATTACGGATACTTAAAGGATTCGGCATGCGACTGCTGGCCTTTGACCCTTATCCCAACCCGCTGGCGCTGGAAATCGGCGTCGAGTATGTTGACCTGGCTACGCTTTATGCACAGTCAGACATCATTTCGCTGCACTGTCCTCTCACCGCCGACAACCATCATTTACTCAATGCAGAATCGTTTAGCCAGATGAAAGACGGCGTGATGATTATCAACACCAGCCGCGGCGCGCTACTCGACGCCAGTGCGGCCATCGAGGCACTGAAACAGCAAAAGATTGGCGCACTGGGCATGGACGTCTATGAAAACGAGCGCGACCTGTTTTTTGAAGATAAATCGAATGAAGTGGTGCTGGACGACGTATTCCGTCGCCTGTCATCCTGCCATAACGTGCTGTTCACCGGTCATCAGGCGTTCTTGACCAGCGAGGCGCTGATCAGTATTTCGGAAACTACGCTCGACAATCTGGCGCAGATTTCGAAAGGCGAACATTGCGCCAATCAGGTCACGGCGTAA
- a CDS encoding ABC transporter permease, giving the protein MPALKPTAILGLTGLLLFVLVALFAPWLAPYAPDKVIGMAWQAPDAALRLGTDNLGRDLLSRMIWGTRVSLGVTALAALVAFVVGCTLGFIAGVSGGWLDQTISRINDMIMAIPTLIFALIVLAVLPKTILTLTLVLGLLESTRVLRVARALAVEIGVMEFVDVARLRGESLGWILWRVVLPNALQTLIAEFGLRFIFILLFLSALSFLGLGIQPPTADWGGLARDNKDGILFGVWAALIPGGAIAILALAINAVADWLMSGSSRSWGGHHG; this is encoded by the coding sequence ATGCCCGCATTAAAACCCACCGCCATTCTGGGACTGACAGGATTGCTCCTGTTCGTGCTGGTTGCCCTGTTCGCGCCGTGGCTGGCGCCTTACGCACCCGATAAAGTCATCGGCATGGCGTGGCAGGCGCCTGACGCCGCGCTGCGCCTCGGCACCGATAATCTGGGCCGGGATTTGCTGTCGCGAATGATTTGGGGCACGCGTGTCTCGCTTGGCGTGACCGCGCTCGCCGCACTGGTCGCCTTTGTTGTCGGCTGCACCCTCGGCTTTATTGCCGGCGTCAGCGGCGGCTGGCTGGATCAGACCATTTCACGCATCAATGACATGATCATGGCGATCCCGACGCTGATTTTCGCGCTTATCGTGCTTGCCGTTCTCCCGAAAACCATTCTGACTCTGACGCTGGTGCTGGGCCTGCTCGAATCGACCCGCGTGCTTCGCGTGGCGCGAGCCCTGGCGGTGGAAATCGGCGTGATGGAGTTTGTCGACGTGGCGCGCCTGCGCGGCGAAAGCCTTGGCTGGATCCTCTGGCGCGTGGTGCTGCCCAATGCGCTGCAAACGCTGATCGCCGAGTTTGGCCTGCGTTTTATCTTTATTTTACTGTTCCTGTCGGCGCTCTCCTTCCTCGGGTTGGGCATTCAACCGCCGACCGCCGATTGGGGCGGATTGGCGCGTGACAACAAGGACGGCATTCTGTTTGGCGTGTGGGCGGCCCTAATCCCGGGCGGAGCGATTGCCATTCTGGCGCTGGCTATCAATGCGGTCGCCGACTGGCTGATGAGCGGCAGCTCACGTTCGTGGGGAGGTCATCATGGATAA
- a CDS encoding homocysteine S-methyltransferase family protein, with protein MSKKTVILDGGMGRELARMGAPFRQPEWSALALMEAPHFVRQAHDAFIAAGSEVISTNSYAVVPFHVGDDVFAGQGAEPIALSGKLAREAADAAPVPVKVAGSLPPVLGSYRPDLFEPTQAKRLLTVLVDNLKDSVDLWLAETQSAVVEVELVREVLGNDPRPLWLSFTLQDALGDDGKAVLRSGESVTEAVNAVLRLAGSAILFNCSRPEVMASAVHEAREVATRHGSALDIGVYANAFEPSDNKRGANEGLSEMRKDTDPQGYLHFAETWVEAGATMVGGCCGIGPEHIAALKQSLGR; from the coding sequence ATGAGCAAAAAAACAGTGATTCTGGATGGCGGTATGGGCCGCGAACTCGCGCGTATGGGCGCACCTTTTCGTCAGCCCGAGTGGTCCGCGCTGGCCTTGATGGAGGCACCGCACTTTGTGCGTCAGGCCCATGATGCCTTTATTGCCGCGGGTTCCGAGGTTATTTCCACCAACAGTTATGCCGTGGTGCCTTTCCACGTCGGCGATGACGTCTTTGCCGGGCAGGGCGCAGAACCGATTGCCCTGTCAGGCAAGCTCGCCCGTGAAGCGGCCGATGCCGCGCCGGTGCCGGTAAAGGTGGCCGGTTCGCTGCCGCCGGTGCTGGGTTCCTATCGCCCCGATCTGTTTGAACCGACGCAGGCGAAGCGTCTGCTTACCGTGCTGGTCGACAATCTGAAAGACAGTGTTGACCTGTGGCTTGCCGAAACGCAAAGCGCGGTGGTGGAAGTCGAATTGGTGCGCGAAGTGCTTGGTAACGATCCGCGCCCGCTGTGGCTCTCCTTTACCCTTCAGGATGCGCTTGGCGACGACGGCAAGGCGGTGCTGCGTTCGGGCGAATCCGTTACCGAGGCCGTGAACGCCGTGCTGCGTCTGGCGGGCAGCGCTATCTTGTTCAACTGCAGTCGTCCGGAAGTGATGGCAAGCGCCGTGCATGAGGCGCGGGAAGTGGCGACCCGACATGGCTCTGCGCTGGACATCGGCGTTTATGCCAATGCCTTCGAGCCTTCCGACAATAAACGCGGGGCCAATGAAGGCCTCAGCGAAATGCGCAAAGATACCGATCCTCAAGGTTACCTGCATTTCGCAGAAACCTGGGTCGAAGCAGGAGCCACGATGGTCGGCGGCTGCTGCGGTATCGGTCCGGAGCATATTGCCGCGCTGAAACAGTCCTTGGGCCGTTAA
- a CDS encoding ABC transporter permease, whose product MSELSTQRPAGRSSLAGLVLRRLGYGVLMVLAVSALIFVGVQLLPGNAATAILGQSATPAAIHELNLQLGLDQPALGRYFSWLLGILHGDFGISYTSREAIAGPLFSRLDNTLFLAGCTAVIAVPLALLIGFLSVRYQGGLVDTLLNGLARAAVALPEFFSGYLLILVFAITLAWAPSNSSLSDAMSLSAKLSAIALPCATLVLAIVGHMSNMTRAALIAAQSAAYVDTALLKGLTPARILWRHVLPNALGPIINVVAINLAYLMVGVVIVENVFVYPGLGQYMVDSISKRDIPVMQDCALLLAGVYILLNLLADVLALIANPRLRHSR is encoded by the coding sequence ATGTCTGAACTCTCTACACAACGGCCTGCGGGCCGTTCATCGTTGGCGGGGCTGGTGCTTCGTCGACTCGGCTATGGCGTATTGATGGTGCTGGCCGTATCGGCCCTTATCTTTGTCGGCGTACAACTGCTGCCCGGCAATGCCGCGACCGCCATTCTCGGGCAAAGCGCCACGCCCGCCGCCATTCATGAACTTAATCTGCAACTTGGTCTGGACCAACCCGCACTGGGGCGTTATTTCAGCTGGTTGCTGGGGATTCTGCACGGCGATTTCGGCATCAGCTATACCAGCCGCGAAGCCATTGCGGGGCCGCTGTTCAGTCGTCTGGACAACACGCTGTTTCTTGCAGGCTGTACGGCGGTTATTGCCGTGCCTCTCGCGCTGCTGATTGGGTTTCTGTCTGTTCGCTATCAGGGCGGGCTGGTCGATACGCTGCTTAACGGTCTTGCGCGTGCGGCGGTGGCCTTGCCCGAGTTCTTCTCCGGCTATCTGCTTATCCTGGTGTTCGCGATTACGCTTGCCTGGGCGCCGAGCAACAGTTCGCTGTCCGACGCGATGTCTCTTTCGGCCAAACTTTCCGCCATTGCCTTGCCCTGTGCCACGCTGGTGCTGGCGATCGTCGGCCATATGAGCAATATGACGCGCGCGGCGCTTATTGCCGCGCAAAGCGCCGCCTATGTCGATACCGCACTGCTCAAGGGACTGACGCCCGCGCGCATCCTCTGGCGTCACGTGCTGCCCAACGCGCTCGGCCCCATCATCAACGTGGTGGCTATCAATCTGGCCTACCTGATGGTCGGCGTGGTGATTGTCGAAAACGTCTTTGTGTATCCGGGACTGGGGCAATACATGGTCGATAGCATCAGTAAACGCGATATCCCCGTCATGCAGGACTGCGCACTGTTGCTGGCCGGTGTTTATATTTTGCTTAATCTGCTGGCCGACGTGTTGGCGCTGATTGCCAACCCGCGCCTGCGTCATTCACGCTAG
- a CDS encoding YdbL family protein — protein sequence MLLCGWLFCGSALALTLEEAKQQGRVGETLTGYLAPVKSDDETQALVKRINQGREQQYRQVAKSNQVSTDDVAKLAGQKLVARAAAGEFVRGINGQWLQK from the coding sequence ATGCTGCTTTGCGGCTGGCTTTTTTGCGGGTCGGCACTGGCGTTGACGCTCGAAGAGGCCAAGCAGCAGGGGCGAGTAGGCGAGACGCTGACCGGTTATCTGGCGCCAGTTAAATCGGATGACGAAACGCAGGCGCTGGTCAAACGTATCAATCAGGGACGTGAACAGCAGTATCGGCAGGTGGCGAAAAGCAATCAGGTCAGTACCGATGACGTGGCGAAGCTTGCCGGACAAAAACTGGTGGCTCGCGCCGCAGCCGGAGAGTTTGTACGCGGTATCAATGGTCAGTGGCTGCAAAAATAG
- a CDS encoding ABC transporter substrate-binding protein, with protein MDRRSFIKSAGALSVAAATGSLWPFSNALAADSAVPKKGGHLVVGIDNASSTDRLDPAFWFETYMYFVGSQIFNSLVEIDEKGQLAPSLAESWSAADGSKTWVLKIRQGVQFHDGRSLGAKDVVYSLNHHRGEKSTSPVKGYLDPVASITATGEHEVTLKLNSPDVEFIWLLSAVHFVITAENENFDKGIGTGAFILEKFQPGVTTLTKRNPNHWNSARGHVDSVETLAMNDSTARVAALVSGSAQLINRVNPRIVGRIQRMPNIQLVRAKDSAIYTFPGLSNLAPFDNVEGRLALKYAIDRKQIIDTVLGGFASVGNDNPFFPSNRYFAKDIPQRPYDPEQAKFHWKKSGFTGPLTLSVADAGFPGSVDAAQLYQQSAARAGIDIKVDHVPDDAFWNDTWQKKVFVSSNWASRPTADAMLSLVFTSQSSWNESAWHVPAFDAMVKAARGEQDEARRKQIYHDIQVMLVDQGSEIIPLYADALDGCSTKIKGFTSVPGMPLSGNRAAEKVWIES; from the coding sequence ATAGATCGTCGTTCGTTTATCAAAAGCGCAGGGGCTCTCTCTGTCGCTGCGGCTACCGGTTCGCTGTGGCCGTTTTCCAACGCTCTGGCCGCAGACAGCGCCGTGCCGAAAAAGGGCGGTCATCTGGTCGTCGGGATCGACAATGCTTCCAGCACCGATCGCCTGGATCCGGCGTTCTGGTTTGAAACCTACATGTATTTCGTCGGCTCGCAGATTTTCAACAGTCTGGTCGAGATTGACGAAAAAGGGCAGCTCGCGCCTTCGCTGGCCGAATCCTGGTCTGCTGCCGACGGCAGCAAGACCTGGGTTCTGAAGATTCGTCAGGGCGTACAGTTCCACGACGGCCGTTCGCTCGGCGCGAAAGACGTGGTCTACTCGCTGAATCACCACCGTGGCGAGAAATCGACTTCGCCGGTAAAAGGTTATCTGGATCCGGTTGCGTCAATTACCGCCACCGGCGAGCATGAAGTTACCCTCAAGCTGAACTCGCCGGATGTGGAATTCATCTGGCTGCTCTCTGCCGTGCACTTTGTTATCACTGCCGAGAACGAAAACTTCGACAAGGGCATCGGCACCGGCGCGTTTATTCTCGAAAAGTTCCAGCCGGGTGTGACGACGCTGACCAAGCGCAACCCAAATCACTGGAACAGCGCGCGAGGCCATGTCGATTCCGTGGAAACGCTGGCGATGAACGACTCTACCGCCCGCGTGGCGGCACTGGTCAGCGGTTCCGCGCAGCTTATCAACCGGGTTAATCCGCGCATCGTCGGGCGTATTCAGCGCATGCCGAATATTCAGCTGGTGCGCGCCAAAGACAGCGCTATCTACACCTTCCCCGGCCTGTCGAATCTGGCTCCTTTCGATAATGTGGAAGGCCGTCTGGCGCTGAAATACGCCATCGATCGCAAGCAGATTATCGACACCGTGCTCGGCGGTTTCGCAAGCGTGGGCAACGACAACCCGTTCTTCCCGTCGAATCGCTACTTCGCCAAAGATATTCCGCAGCGTCCCTATGATCCCGAGCAGGCAAAATTCCACTGGAAGAAGTCAGGCTTTACCGGGCCATTGACCCTGTCGGTCGCCGATGCGGGCTTCCCGGGGTCGGTCGACGCCGCGCAACTTTATCAGCAGTCGGCGGCCAGGGCGGGTATCGACATCAAGGTCGATCACGTACCGGACGACGCCTTCTGGAACGATACCTGGCAGAAAAAGGTCTTTGTGTCCTCCAACTGGGCGAGCCGCCCCACCGCCGACGCCATGCTGTCACTGGTGTTTACCAGCCAGTCCTCCTGGAATGAGTCTGCGTGGCACGTACCGGCCTTCGATGCGATGGTCAAAGCCGCACGTGGCGAACAGGACGAAGCGCGCCGTAAACAGATTTACCACGACATCCAGGTCATGCTGGTGGATCAGGGCAGCGAAATTATTCCGCTGTATGCCGATGCGCTCGACGGCTGCTCGACCAAAATCAAAGGCTTTACTTCTGTGCCGGGCATGCCGCTGAGCGGGAACCGCGCGGCCGAAAAAGTCTGGATAGAAAGCTAG